One genomic region from Candidatus Bathyarchaeia archaeon encodes:
- a CDS encoding proton-conducting transporter membrane subunit, with protein sequence MAPEGIALSAIFVPIVIAFLSHLVARAPNIGSKLAKTLCLLASYATLFLVYALFHVVQEGPFKTPLFNVNLPIGVVRVGLHIDHLALGPALLSSLFTALALTYNVYYLSPNNRAYRVGWEFNRAFSFILLFNGAMLGALFSSSLLGLAIFWELLSICSYVLISFWNENALSLRAAMKCFVMTHVGSLALLIAIITIFFSSGTLEISELGHAVSIGDPIIYFVFPLLLLAALPKAVMFPLHTWLPDATVAPTSTILVFHEGGTLTGVYMIIRFFLDVFHVHVSSATPMPLPIIFGNVSVWGCIISLIGAITIVVGALNGLVENDIKRIIAYGTISGLGYIMMAVGLITPFGYIASLFMMVSHAFCFGLLFFVAGAVIYATGKHDINELGGLYWHMPITAFCCLVGALALSAVPLLSEFAGKYLLFHAAINSQATLLTAVAFLGCVLNVAIAMRLLHSVFMQKYAKQLFKFPVEDPPAAMLAPMILLLIFLTVFGVAPTALLQSFVIPAARDTGLQVIIVAQWLIETPLGFWNPTVVALSLLGLFAFLSGVIAYSGKIATVYRESPSEESFKPFLCGEDVNLLDNPRGNYFYHVLTSVVRVEAACKKSDVDRAYDKLSQKFSGLSEKLLRLDIQQNYFAAFASFIIGAIVTILILAFGG encoded by the coding sequence ATGGCTCCTGAAGGGATAGCGCTGTCAGCGATTTTCGTGCCAATAGTTATTGCATTTTTGTCTCATCTTGTTGCCAGAGCACCAAATATAGGGTCAAAGCTTGCAAAAACCCTCTGCCTTCTTGCTTCATATGCAACTTTGTTTCTTGTTTACGCATTATTTCATGTTGTTCAGGAAGGCCCCTTTAAAACTCCGCTTTTTAATGTTAATTTGCCGATAGGTGTTGTCAGAGTTGGGTTGCACATAGATCATCTTGCGTTGGGGCCCGCTTTACTCTCGTCCTTGTTTACTGCTTTAGCGCTTACATATAACGTGTATTATCTTTCGCCTAATAACCGGGCATATAGGGTTGGCTGGGAGTTTAATAGGGCCTTTTCCTTCATTCTACTTTTTAATGGAGCTATGCTTGGAGCGCTATTTTCAAGCAGTCTTTTAGGCCTTGCGATTTTTTGGGAATTGTTGAGCATATGTTCCTATGTGTTGATTTCTTTCTGGAATGAGAATGCACTTTCTTTACGGGCTGCTATGAAATGTTTTGTCATGACCCATGTGGGTAGTCTAGCTCTACTAATAGCTATAATAACGATTTTCTTTTCTAGTGGAACATTGGAGATTTCTGAGTTAGGTCACGCAGTTTCTATAGGTGATCCGATAATTTATTTTGTATTTCCGCTTCTTTTGCTTGCTGCACTGCCAAAGGCTGTCATGTTCCCACTTCATACATGGCTTCCAGACGCAACTGTGGCGCCTACTTCAACAATCCTTGTTTTTCATGAAGGCGGAACGCTGACGGGGGTTTACATGATTATCCGCTTCTTTTTAGATGTATTTCATGTGCACGTTTCCTCCGCCACGCCTATGCCTTTGCCGATAATATTTGGCAATGTCAGTGTTTGGGGATGCATTATATCGCTGATTGGCGCGATCACCATTGTTGTTGGAGCGTTAAATGGACTTGTGGAAAATGATATTAAGAGAATTATTGCCTATGGCACTATTTCTGGACTTGGCTATATAATGATGGCGGTGGGCTTGATTACACCTTTTGGTTATATCGCTAGTTTATTCATGATGGTTTCTCATGCTTTTTGTTTTGGGTTGCTGTTTTTTGTCGCGGGTGCTGTTATCTATGCGACTGGTAAGCATGATATAAATGAGTTAGGCGGGTTATACTGGCATATGCCCATAACTGCTTTTTGCTGTCTGGTTGGCGCATTAGCCTTGTCAGCTGTGCCCTTGCTTAGCGAATTTGCAGGTAAATACCTGCTTTTCCATGCTGCTATTAATTCGCAGGCAACACTTCTTACGGCGGTAGCGTTTTTGGGCTGTGTTTTAAATGTTGCAATCGCCATGAGATTACTGCATTCAGTCTTCATGCAGAAATACGCAAAACAGCTTTTCAAATTTCCAGTAGAGGATCCTCCAGCGGCTATGTTGGCGCCCATGATTTTGCTGTTAATATTCTTGACCGTTTTCGGCGTCGCCCCAACAGCACTACTACAATCTTTTGTCATACCAGCAGCTAGGGACACGGGTTTACAGGTTATCATTGTTGCGCAGTGGCTCATTGAAACTCCACTTGGTTTCTGGAATCCCACAGTTGTGGCGTTGTCGCTTCTGGGGCTTTTCGCATTTTTATCTGGTGTAATTGCTTATTCAGGCAAAATCGCGACGGTTTATCGAGAGTCTCCAAGTGAAGAGTCGTTTAAACCGTTCCTATGTGGAGAAGATGTAAATCTGTTGGATAACCCGCGTGGAAACTACTTTTACCACGTACTAACCAGCGTTGTAAGGGTTGAGGCTGCGTGCAAAAAATCTGATGTTGATAGAGCTTACGATAAATTGTCACAGAAGTTCTCCGGTTTAAGTGAAAAACTGCTTCGTCTGGACATACAACAAAACTACTTCGCAGCCTTTGCATCCTTTATTATTGGAGCGATAGTTACCATATTAATTCTGGCCTTCGGAGGTTGA
- a CDS encoding NADH-quinone oxidoreductase subunit C, with amino-acid sequence MSEVATVERLKNLISFHAIEVSAPREGRIFVQVSKDHLRNVIASLKDEGFTHLAGITALQTKNAFELLYHLSREGTLLTVRVNLPLNDDVAPTITDIIPGALLYEREAHDLFGIKFEGHPDLKPFILPDDWPKDVYPQRKSRIMENEHSAK; translated from the coding sequence TTGTCAGAAGTTGCTACCGTCGAAAGGCTGAAGAACTTAATTTCATTCCATGCCATAGAAGTTTCGGCTCCTCGTGAAGGGCGCATCTTTGTGCAGGTGAGCAAGGATCATCTTAGAAATGTAATTGCATCCTTAAAGGATGAGGGGTTCACACACTTGGCAGGCATTACAGCGCTTCAAACAAAGAATGCATTTGAGCTTCTTTATCATCTAAGTAGGGAGGGAACTTTGTTAACTGTGCGGGTTAATCTGCCTTTGAACGATGATGTGGCTCCTACAATAACCGACATCATTCCGGGAGCGCTTCTTTATGAACGGGAAGCCCATGATTTGTTTGGAATAAAATTTGAAGGACACCCTGATCTAAAACCTTTCATCTTGCCTGACGATTGGCCAAAGGACGTTTACCCGCAACGTAAAAGTCGAATAATGGAAAATGAGCATTCCGCGAAATAG
- a CDS encoding S16 family serine protease — translation MNGKVVAALLIALCLSVSLNLALYIKVTEYESWMKSLHEKVNELSLENLMLKESLDVLRRDLEYHQIDVSLVGDNWIYIAGVVTSSSGSYEGEILRVHARFVDGTGKVFIATRPKIGIELQSSAENAFKVAQEISNVHVDRFDCMLTVIANRSIDVVDGPSAGAAIAILLSLILLGEEPRRDVIITGTIQSDGTIGKVGGIIEKAIAAAKTGAIKFLVPKGQSIATIYVEEITRVGPFEIIRYKPRVVNVQEYLETLGYTIQIIEVSNILEALEYFKI, via the coding sequence GTGAATGGTAAAGTTGTTGCCGCACTCTTGATCGCATTATGTCTGAGTGTTTCATTGAATCTTGCTCTTTACATAAAAGTTACCGAGTATGAATCGTGGATGAAAAGTCTTCACGAAAAAGTTAACGAGCTTAGCCTTGAAAATCTTATGCTTAAAGAAAGCCTAGACGTTCTCAGGCGGGATCTTGAATATCATCAGATAGACGTTTCACTTGTTGGAGACAACTGGATATACATTGCAGGTGTCGTAACCTCCAGTTCAGGAAGTTACGAAGGGGAAATTTTGAGGGTTCATGCAAGATTCGTAGATGGAACAGGGAAAGTGTTTATTGCCACAAGACCAAAAATCGGAATTGAACTTCAGTCTTCAGCGGAAAACGCCTTCAAAGTAGCCCAAGAAATCTCTAATGTTCACGTGGACAGGTTTGATTGCATGCTTACAGTGATAGCTAATAGATCCATAGACGTTGTTGACGGCCCATCAGCCGGTGCAGCTATAGCAATCCTTCTGTCTTTGATCCTTCTAGGAGAAGAGCCTCGAAGAGACGTAATCATTACAGGAACAATACAAAGCGACGGAACAATAGGAAAAGTTGGCGGAATCATTGAAAAAGCCATAGCGGCTGCGAAAACTGGTGCAATAAAATTTCTTGTCCCAAAAGGACAATCTATAGCGACAATATACGTCGAAGAAATAACGAGAGTTGGTCCATTCGAGATCATACGCTATAAACCAAGGGTCGTCAACGTTCAAGAATACCTAGAGACGCTAGGGTATACCATACAAATAATTGAGGTGTCAAACATTTTAGAGGCGCTGGAGTATTTCAAGATATGA
- the htpX gene encoding zinc metalloprotease HtpX: MPKASLLGLRVAMIGTFAVVTAVASLVLMAVLTWLQIPFFGIYGILGFVLFFHILQWLIGPYLIEAVYRVKPVSPQEHSWLKEAFERVVKASGLSKAPRLGIAEIDMPNAFAYGNPLKGNAVAVTRGLLQNLPPEEVEAVLGHEVGHLKHRDVAFMMMISIIPALVYYVGYSLYISGWFGARSSRERSGGGAPLLLVGIALIILSFIFNLFVFYFSRLREYYADAHAAMNTNNGAKNLQRGLVRIMNTSGKLRKFRRTEPIKKLNEFKMFFISDPNTGIEGFGEIDELVEKVKNTKPSPIAELFSTHPHPAKRLKNLDKFK, translated from the coding sequence ATGCCCAAAGCGTCTTTATTAGGTTTAAGGGTTGCTATGATTGGAACTTTCGCAGTTGTGACAGCTGTCGCCAGCCTTGTTTTGATGGCCGTTTTAACGTGGCTTCAAATACCCTTCTTTGGCATCTACGGAATACTCGGCTTCGTTCTATTCTTTCATATTCTGCAATGGTTGATTGGACCTTACCTTATTGAGGCCGTTTACCGCGTAAAACCCGTTAGCCCCCAAGAGCATTCCTGGCTAAAAGAGGCCTTTGAAAGAGTTGTTAAGGCAAGCGGGTTAAGCAAGGCTCCGAGGCTTGGAATAGCTGAAATTGACATGCCAAATGCTTTTGCTTATGGCAACCCGTTGAAGGGCAATGCCGTAGCGGTTACGAGGGGACTTCTCCAAAACCTCCCTCCAGAAGAGGTTGAAGCTGTGCTGGGACACGAAGTCGGACATTTGAAGCACAGGGACGTCGCCTTCATGATGATGATAAGCATAATACCCGCCCTAGTCTACTATGTCGGGTATTCCCTCTACATTTCAGGATGGTTTGGCGCACGCTCCTCAAGGGAAAGGAGCGGGGGAGGAGCACCCCTACTGCTAGTTGGCATAGCCCTAATAATTCTAAGCTTCATATTCAACCTCTTCGTGTTCTACTTCAGCAGGCTTAGAGAATACTACGCAGATGCCCACGCAGCAATGAACACTAACAATGGAGCAAAAAACCTTCAAAGAGGCCTCGTAAGAATAATGAACACAAGTGGTAAACTTCGCAAGTTTAGAAGAACGGAACCTATTAAAAAGCTTAACGAGTTTAAAATGTTCTTCATAAGCGACCCAAACACTGGCATTGAAGGATTCGGCGAAATCGACGAACTGGTTGAAAAAGTGAAAAATACTAAGCCAAGCCCCATCGCTGAACTCTTCAGCACCCACCCACATCCAGCCAAAAGGCTCAAAAACCTTGACAAATTCAAGTAA